In a single window of the Pyrococcus sp. NA2 genome:
- a CDS encoding RNase J family beta-CASP ribonuclease — MIKIYTLGGYEEVGKNMTAVEYDGEVIIIDMGIRLDRVLIHEDVEFQKMSSKELRKLGAIPDDRPIRDKKVVAIALSHGHLDHIGAVGKLAPHYPDVPIYGTPYTIRLAKSEIKSEQYFEVTNPLYETNYGEIVQVSENLAIEFVQITHSIPHSSIVVIHTPEGAVVYACDYKFDNNHPYGERPDYKRLKELGKEGVKVLIAESTRVAEETKTPSEAVAKMLLEDFFLYEGMDADGLIATTFASHIARLQELIEIANKMGRQAIFIGRSLAKYTGIAKQLGLIKMKGSRVLRSPNAISKVLKEVSQARENYLLIVTGHQGEPGAILTRMANGELYDIGSRDTVVFSAGVIPNPLNVAQRYALETKLRMRGVRMIKNLHVSGHASKEDHRYLIRMLNPEYIVPAHGEFRMLTHYAELAEEEGYMIGKDVFISRNGHRIEID, encoded by the coding sequence ATGATAAAGATCTACACGCTTGGTGGTTATGAGGAAGTTGGGAAGAACATGACGGCCGTTGAATACGATGGCGAGGTGATAATAATAGATATGGGCATTAGGCTTGATAGGGTTCTCATTCATGAGGATGTTGAGTTTCAAAAGATGAGCTCCAAGGAGCTAAGGAAGCTCGGGGCAATCCCAGACGATAGGCCTATAAGAGACAAAAAAGTTGTGGCAATAGCTCTCTCTCATGGACACTTAGATCATATAGGTGCCGTTGGAAAACTTGCCCCCCATTATCCCGATGTTCCCATATATGGGACTCCCTACACGATAAGACTTGCGAAAAGTGAGATAAAGAGTGAACAATATTTTGAAGTGACGAACCCCTTATATGAGACAAATTATGGGGAGATAGTCCAGGTAAGTGAAAACCTCGCCATAGAATTTGTTCAAATAACTCATTCTATTCCTCATTCTTCGATAGTTGTTATTCACACCCCCGAAGGGGCAGTTGTCTATGCCTGTGATTATAAGTTCGACAATAACCATCCATATGGCGAGAGACCAGACTATAAACGACTAAAGGAGCTTGGAAAGGAAGGGGTTAAAGTATTGATTGCTGAATCAACTAGGGTAGCCGAGGAGACAAAGACTCCAAGTGAGGCAGTTGCAAAGATGCTCCTTGAGGATTTCTTTCTTTACGAGGGAATGGATGCTGATGGACTAATAGCTACAACATTTGCCAGTCATATCGCTAGACTTCAGGAGCTGATAGAGATAGCGAACAAGATGGGTCGTCAAGCAATTTTTATAGGGAGATCTCTGGCTAAGTACACTGGAATAGCCAAGCAACTCGGGTTAATAAAGATGAAGGGATCTAGAGTGCTCAGGAGCCCGAATGCAATTAGCAAAGTTCTCAAAGAGGTCTCTCAAGCTAGGGAAAATTATTTACTAATAGTCACCGGACACCAGGGAGAACCGGGAGCTATATTGACTAGGATGGCCAATGGCGAACTTTACGATATAGGATCAAGAGATACAGTTGTGTTTTCAGCGGGTGTCATACCGAATCCCCTGAATGTAGCCCAAAGGTATGCCTTGGAGACCAAGCTTAGAATGAGAGGAGTGAGGATGATAAAGAACCTTCACGTTTCTGGACACGCAAGTAAGGAGGATCATAGGTATCTTATTAGAATGCTCAATCCAGAGTACATAGTTCCCGCTCATGGAGAATTTAGAATGTTGACTCACTATGCTGAGCTTGCGGAGGAAGAGGGTTACATGATAGGTAAGGATGTATTCATTTCAAGGAACGGCCACAGGATTGAAATTGACTAG
- a CDS encoding radical SAM/SPASM domain-containing protein translates to MNEEMLGEALKEPFPKAMNTTPPKGKNNVATALTAFRITLGNPISRMLLKPMLKRYEINGRNLPALYWALSIYAGETIKCPLMLRFQADVLKLLLKIGIKLARGDEEAVKEALLKDPHIRRGIWVVLEGIAKYGVTVPQKLAAPFLIVWNFTNMCNFRCKHCYQRADKPLSTELSLEEKLMLVDQLDKAGVAAVALSGGEPTIHPHFLRVVKELSSRGIHTSVATNGWTFADKEKLEEAIKAGIKYVEVSVDSAKPEKHDEFRGIPGAWERAVKALENAVKLGISHGMAVIMDKETYQELDDILDLAESIGVKRVIFFNLIPTGRAEDMIKVDLTPEEREEFMKELYRQMKKRKLEILTTAPQYARVTLIESRGKNVTPAHFYIGENSAVKTLAEFIGGCGAGRIYAGIEPDGTVVPCVFLPIPVGNVRNRPFKEIWENSRIFNLLRNRDNFTGQCGRCPYRNICGGCRARAYHYTLDLLGDDPGCIINKRVWEEILKHGKPKALTEINWVDESVVLRIPLLYMPRYYGTLEEVGEKLLAKAY, encoded by the coding sequence ATGAACGAAGAAATGCTTGGCGAAGCTTTAAAGGAACCTTTCCCCAAAGCTATGAATACGACACCCCCTAAAGGTAAAAATAACGTAGCAACGGCACTAACTGCATTTAGGATAACCTTGGGCAATCCAATCTCAAGGATGTTACTTAAGCCTATGCTTAAGAGGTACGAAATAAATGGAAGAAACCTTCCAGCTCTCTACTGGGCACTAAGCATTTACGCTGGGGAAACTATAAAGTGTCCACTAATGTTGAGATTTCAAGCTGACGTTTTAAAACTCCTCCTAAAAATTGGAATTAAATTAGCGAGGGGAGATGAAGAGGCCGTTAAAGAAGCTCTTCTCAAAGATCCTCACATTAGAAGAGGAATATGGGTCGTCTTGGAGGGGATAGCAAAGTATGGAGTTACAGTTCCCCAAAAGTTGGCCGCTCCGTTCCTTATAGTCTGGAACTTCACTAATATGTGTAACTTTAGATGCAAGCACTGCTACCAGAGAGCAGATAAACCGTTATCAACAGAGTTATCGCTTGAAGAAAAGTTAATGCTTGTTGACCAGCTCGATAAGGCTGGAGTTGCAGCTGTTGCCTTAAGTGGAGGAGAGCCCACAATCCATCCTCACTTCTTAAGAGTTGTTAAAGAGCTCTCCTCTAGAGGGATTCATACATCTGTAGCCACCAATGGCTGGACCTTTGCAGACAAGGAAAAGCTCGAAGAAGCTATAAAGGCTGGAATTAAGTATGTTGAGGTGAGTGTTGACTCAGCAAAGCCCGAAAAGCATGACGAGTTTAGGGGAATTCCTGGGGCCTGGGAAAGGGCAGTTAAAGCTTTAGAAAATGCTGTAAAGCTAGGGATAAGTCATGGAATGGCCGTCATAATGGATAAGGAGACTTATCAAGAACTGGATGACATATTGGACCTGGCGGAAAGTATTGGAGTTAAGAGGGTGATATTCTTCAACCTAATACCAACTGGCAGAGCTGAAGACATGATTAAGGTTGACTTAACTCCGGAGGAGAGAGAAGAATTCATGAAAGAGCTATATAGGCAGATGAAGAAGAGAAAGCTAGAGATCTTAACCACTGCACCTCAATACGCGAGGGTAACTTTAATAGAATCAAGGGGCAAGAACGTCACTCCAGCACACTTTTATATTGGTGAGAACTCTGCAGTAAAGACTCTGGCGGAGTTTATTGGTGGTTGTGGTGCTGGAAGGATTTACGCTGGGATAGAACCTGATGGAACTGTAGTTCCTTGCGTATTCCTTCCAATTCCTGTGGGCAATGTAAGAAATAGACCCTTCAAGGAGATTTGGGAAAACAGTAGAATATTCAACTTGCTTAGGAATAGGGATAATTTTACGGGTCAGTGTGGGAGGTGTCCGTATAGGAATATTTGTGGTGGGTGTAGGGCTAGGGCTTATCACTACACGTTAGACCTCTTAGGGGATGATCCTGGGTGCATAATAAATAAGAGAGTGTGGGAGGAGATACTAAAACACGGAAAACCAAAAGCACTGACAGAAATAAACTGGGTTGATGAGAGTGTTGTACTCCGTATTCCGCTCCTATACATGCCAAGATACTATGGAACCCTGGAGGAGGTGGGAGAAAAACTACTTGCAAAAGCCTACTAG
- a CDS encoding acetamidase/formamidase family protein, whose protein sequence is MIVIPRDKHVYAFGPNMKEVARAKPGEIVVFQTIDALGGQIKSEEDTIDKLDFSRVNPATGPLYVEGAKRGGILKVDILDIKVEGKGVIVTAPGAGVLGEKVEKPSTRICKVENGFVYFKNIKIPARPMIGVIGVAYDEEVPTGTPGRHGGNMDTNLIRKGTTLYLPIFKDGAYLAIGDLHAVMGDGEVCVSACEVSGEVTVRVTPLEGSLEWPLLETKDAFYLLVSYENLDRAIEEGVSLGVEALRRANNISWDEAYMLASLVMDVEISQLVDPRKTVRIKIPKSYITLESFIKP, encoded by the coding sequence ATGATAGTTATCCCAAGGGACAAGCATGTATATGCATTTGGTCCAAACATGAAGGAAGTTGCCAGAGCAAAACCAGGAGAAATCGTTGTCTTTCAAACTATAGATGCACTTGGAGGACAAATAAAATCAGAAGAGGATACCATTGACAAGTTAGACTTTTCTAGAGTAAATCCAGCCACTGGACCTCTATACGTTGAAGGAGCTAAGAGAGGAGGGATATTAAAGGTTGACATCCTTGACATAAAAGTCGAAGGAAAGGGAGTAATAGTAACGGCTCCAGGAGCAGGAGTTTTAGGTGAAAAGGTTGAGAAACCTAGTACAAGGATCTGCAAGGTCGAAAATGGCTTCGTATACTTCAAGAACATAAAGATTCCAGCTAGACCAATGATAGGAGTCATAGGTGTTGCATATGATGAAGAAGTTCCGACCGGAACTCCAGGAAGACATGGAGGAAACATGGACACAAACCTAATAAGGAAAGGAACTACCCTTTACCTCCCAATATTTAAGGATGGAGCTTACCTAGCTATAGGAGATCTTCACGCCGTCATGGGAGATGGAGAGGTATGCGTCTCAGCTTGTGAAGTCTCCGGAGAAGTTACAGTTAGGGTAACGCCACTCGAAGGTTCACTAGAGTGGCCTTTACTGGAGACAAAGGATGCATTCTATCTCCTGGTATCATATGAAAATCTAGATAGAGCCATAGAGGAAGGTGTAAGCCTCGGCGTTGAAGCCTTGAGAAGGGCTAACAACATTAGCTGGGATGAAGCGTATATGCTTGCCAGTCTAGTTATGGACGTAGAGATAAGCCAGCTTGTTGATCCCAGGAAGACAGTAAGGATAAAGATACCGAAAAGCTATATAACGCTTGAAAGCTTTATTAAGCCTTAA
- a CDS encoding GbsR/MarR family transcriptional regulator encodes MNMTKDEKRFIELVERIMERWGYDRTVGRIYGILLLSNKPLTISELASITGLSRSSVSIALSKLSRDYLVTYTKEKKTKYFSAVPAFLEKFLQQPKDILEREIKPLKEVITRLAEKSQENERTRFEAILADLLTLECVLKKIIELEEVESECLKKRHS; translated from the coding sequence ATGAATATGACAAAGGATGAAAAGAGGTTCATTGAACTTGTTGAGAGGATAATGGAAAGGTGGGGTTATGACAGGACTGTTGGGAGGATATATGGGATATTGCTGTTAAGTAATAAGCCCCTCACGATTTCTGAGCTAGCTAGTATAACGGGACTCAGTAGATCTTCGGTTTCAATAGCTCTCTCTAAACTTTCTCGAGATTATCTAGTTACCTACACTAAAGAAAAGAAAACTAAGTATTTTTCAGCCGTTCCGGCTTTTCTGGAAAAGTTTCTTCAGCAGCCCAAAGACATTTTAGAGAGGGAGATAAAGCCTCTCAAAGAGGTAATAACAAGGTTGGCCGAAAAATCCCAGGAAAATGAAAGAACAAGGTTTGAAGCTATTTTGGCAGACCTCTTAACTTTGGAGTGCGTTCTAAAGAAGATAATTGAACTTGAAGAGGTAGAAAGTGAATGTTTAAAGAAAAGACATTCTTAA